The Saccharomyces cerevisiae S288C chromosome VII, complete sequence genome includes a region encoding these proteins:
- the MDS3 gene encoding Mds3p (Putative component of the TOR regulatory pathway; negative regulator of early meiotic gene expression; required, with Pmd1p, for growth under alkaline conditions; has an N-terminal kelch-like domain; MDS3 has a paralog, PMD1, that arose from the whole genome duplication) has protein sequence MPLLQPSTCFCYPLKLPPLPLTSDSNEFDECARKRLTLDYRTGSAVTLTRSNIFVHGGLTIPLNLPVVNSMQLQKELILFFAKEKNNGSSFRNLNEWISKETFFLDLMSRTWYRVKTSFDQRTEELLKAESSSAKADNDTNEIRTDIKKGKSLESPLKERLFHSLCYLDGCLYIFGGLTVSPQSGYELIATNELWKLDLNTKKWSLLSDDPQIARRFNHTMHVKNENNDNRDTKLIIVGGLNNMDQPVKKIDIYNISQNCWQSETIPKQPMEITTNVNGIPLALSKDQNFSILVENNEANVPALAFYMRSDQIDEYLGKDSSKIKENSPIVALPLLSESQGIRMPSNPALPKKLLNVPYELLAPTGDYFGFNIIIGGFHPNYQSSNFHCFIYDINSGKWSRVATACPDCDINKHRFWRVFVWKSHHQTILLGTKTDDYYSPSVQRFDHLSTFGLPLVNIFNKTIQLPHHKISASSLPIPIENFAKHKDTPLKKVSFTSSATSQFENYIRYIAPPLEMSSIQSVFPPYAMVLGKDALEIYGKPLSDFEFITSEGDSIGIPCYLLRKRWGRYFDMLLSQSYTKVCADYETTDTQSTLIKFSPHSSRNSSKAVRQEGRLSSSGSLDNYFEKNFPIFARTSVSEAQNTQPQVANADAKAPNTPSTSDEPSSSSSSDLYSTPHYQRNNDEEDDEDPVSPKPVSKSNSIYRPIRKTESSSTTSSSNGMIFRVPFKEKAAVTSNTEALLESNLSLQELSRRRSSLMSIPSGELLRSSISEAEHQRRASHPLTSSPLFEDSGTPCGKQLQQLQQHTIQNPHNHLSPRRFSRSARSSISYVSSSSDRRGNSISSRSTSDSFGTPPVLGVLNVPLPPQTREPNEPPPPCPAMSTGSNTRRSNTLTDYMHSNKASPFSSRRSSHIGRRSSTPETENAFSATPRASLDGQMLGKSLKEGSTSQYTQPRMNSFPKANETIQTPTSSNNEWSRQSVTSNTDSFDSLQSNFALELEPLLTPRSLYMPWPTSTVRAFAEFFYTGQVNSKWLLAPVALDLLVMAKIYEIPLLYKLILEVLYSILAKKEESLSLICTSLMETFRTKTLNSYKGDEEKTNTYLTSNDNYQELLKLKVSLENIDNGYYDPDLLRKQSRAQSSSTQESSGSANGEKTATGAGSLETSSTNVPTVFAGGPRDSHNSVGSIGFPNSMNIQGSRRSTSGFSPRVKMKSSLSKEIDPKTFYEEYEPKEGKSFDDNDDQQTNIGSFNLHLFDMNYGSISSSSTNSISSSDLEEKEEQEQLQDLLEIEREDSAEILDARFRNKEDDKVTKDISNDKKRNYLPHEKNNLKAKEGKETRDVREEEEEFDFGLGMLSLNKIKREAKHVDKVDDSVDPLFKSSAFPQSPIRAYGSTTRTSSASGKPFRDNRSFNAFSVLTLENMASANALPPVDYVIKSIYRTTVLVNDIRLMVRCMDCIELSKNLRALKKKTMEDISKLKGISKPSP, from the coding sequence ATGCCTTTATTACAACCATCCACTTGCTTCTGCTACCCTTTGAAGCTTCCGCCATTACCACTGACTTCCGATTCCAACGAGTTTGATGAATGCGCCAGGAAAAGGTTAACGCTGGACTATAGAACAGGTTCAGCGGTGACGCTAACAAGGTCTAATATATTTGTACATGGTGGTCTAACCATCCCGTTGAACCTGCCAGTTGTAAATTCTATGCAATTACAAAAGGAGCttattctcttttttgcaaaggaaaaaaacaacgGTAGTTCTTTTAGGAATTTAAACGAGTGGATAAGTAAGGAGACGTTTTTCTTAGACTTGATGTCTAGAACCTGGTACAGAGTCAAGACCTCCTTTGACCAAAGGACAGAGGAATTATTAAAGGCAGAGAGTTCTAGCGCCAAAGCAGATAATGACACAAACGAGATTAGAACGGACATTAAGAAAGGTAAATCCCTTGAATCTCCGCTCAAGGAGAGGCTATTCCATTCCTTATGTTATTTAGATGGctgtttatatatatttggtGGTCTCACAGTGTCTCCTCAGAGCGGATATGAGTTGATTGCTACCAATGAGTTGTGGAAACTGGATTTAAACACGAAGAAGTGGTCGCTTTTGAGTGATGACCCTCAAATAGCGAGAAGGTTCAACCATACCATGCATGTAAAGAACGAAAATAACGATAATAGAGACACGAAATTAATAATTGTCGGAGGTCTTAATAACATGGATCAGCCGGTCAAGAAAATAGACATCTATAACATCTCACAGAATTGCTGGCAATCCGAAACCATACCCAAACAACCGATGGAAATCACTACAAATGTCAATGGCATACCATTAGCATTATCAAAGGATCAGAATTTTTCGATTTTagttgaaaataatgaggCCAACGTTCCAGCGCTGGCATTCTATATGAGAAGTGATCAAATAGACGAATATCTCGGAAAGGATTCATCAAAGATAAAGGAGAATTCGCCTATAGTGGCGTTGCCGCTATTGTCTGAATCGCAAGGTATTAGAATGCCCTCAAACCCGGCATTACCGAAAAAACTATTGAATGTTCCGTATGAGCTATTAGCACCGACAGGTGACTATTTTGGATTCAATATCATAATCGGTGGGTTTCATCCAAATTACCAATCCTCTAACTTTCATTGTTTTATATACGATATTAACTCCGGAAAGTGGTCACGAGTCGCTACCGCCTGCCCTGACTGCGATATCAATAAACATCGATTCTGGAGGGTATTTGTTTGGAAATCGCATCATCAGACGATTTTGTTGGGTACCAAGACTGATGATTATTATTCACCCAGTGTACAAAGATTCGACCATCTTTCCACTTTTGGATTACCGCTggtaaatatttttaacaAGACGATCCAATTACCCCATCACAAGATCTCAGCTTCGTCTTTACCAATACCCatagaaaattttgcgAAGCATAAGGATACTCCATTAAAAAAGGTGAGCTTCACTTCATCAGCTACCTcccaatttgaaaactacATTAGATATATAGCTCCGCCCTTGGAAATGTCTTCTATCCAATCTGTGTTTCCACCGTATGCCATGGTTCTAGGTAAAGACGCTTTAGAGATTTACGGGAAGCCTCTTTctgattttgaatttattactAGTGAAGGTGACTCCATTGGTATACCATGCTATTTGCTGAGGAAAAGATGGGGCCGTTATTTCGACATGCTTTTATCCCAGAGTTATACAAAAGTTTGTGCTGATTATGAAACTACTGATACGCAATCTACactaataaaattttcaccACATTCATCTAGAAACAGTTCTAAAGCTGTGAGGCAAGAAGGTAGACTCTCTTCATCGGGTTCACTGGACAATTATTTCGAAAAAAACTTCCCAATCTTTGCGAGAACAAGTGTTTCCGAGGCCCAGAACACACAACCTCAGGTAGCGAATGCTGATGCGAAAGCTCCAAATACACCTAGTACGTCAGATGAACCAAGctcttcctcctcttccGATTTATACTCCACTCCTCATTACCAACGtaataatgatgaagaggatgacGAGGACCCGGTTTCCCCGAAGCCTGtatcaaaatcaaacaGTATCTATAGACCCATTAGAAAGACAGAAAGTTCATCAACAACGAGTTCTTCAAACGGTATGATTTTCAGAGTACCTTTCAAGGAAAAAGCGGCTGTAACGTCAAACACTGAAGCCCTCTTGGAGTCAAACCTTTCACTTCAAGAATTGAGCCGAAGAAGATCATCACTTATGAGCATCCCGTCTGGTGAACTTCTAAGGTCCTCTATATCTGAAGCGGAACATCAACGTCGTGCATCTCATCCACTCACTTCATCACCGCTCTTTGAAGATAGTGGAACCCCTTGCGGCAAACAACTGCAACAACTGCAACAACATACTATACAAAATCCTCATAACCATTTGTCGCCCCGGAGGTTTTCAAGAAGTGCAAGAAGTTCAATTTCCTACGTGAGTTCTTCTTCCGATAGACGTGGAAATTCAATTTCTAGCAGGAGCACAAGCGATAGCTTTGGAACTCCACCAGTTTTGGGCGTTTTGAATGTACCATTACCTCCTCAAACAAGAGAACCTAATGAACCACCTCCACCATGTCCTGCAATGAGTACCGGCTCAAATACAAGGCGAAGCAACACCTTAACGGATTATATGCATTCTAACAAGGCTAGCCCGTTTTCTTCTCGTAGATCGTCGCATATCGGTAGACGTTCTAGTACACCGGAAACGGAAAACGCATTCTCTGCAACACCAAGAGCATCCTTAGATGGTCAAATGTTAGGAAAATCTTTGAAGGAAGGTTCTACATCACAGTACACACAGCCAAGGATGAACTCTTTCCCAAAGGCTAATGAAACCATACAAACACCCACATCATCAAACAATGAATGGAGCCGTCAATCCGTTACTTCAAATACAGATAGTTTTGACAGTTTGCAATCTAATTTTGCGTTAGAGTTGGAACCACTTTTAACACCGAGGTCACTTTATATGCCTTGGCCAACCTCCACAGTTCGAGCATTTGcggaatttttttacacTGGGCAAGTAAACAGTAAATGGCTTTTGGCACCAGTTGCTCTTGATTTATTAGTAATGGCCAAGATTTATGAAATACCATTACTGTATAAATTGATCCTTGAAGTTTTATATTCGATTCTGgctaaaaaagaagaaagtttaTCCTTAATATGTACTTCGTTAATGGAGACCTTTCGCACCAAAACTCTGAACTCCTATAAaggtgatgaagaaaaaacaaatactTATTTGACTTCAAACGATAACTATCAGGAACTGTTGAAATTAAAAGTGTCGCTGGAGAATATCGACAATGGGTATTATGACCCAGATTTGTTACGCAAACAGTCAAGAGCACAGTCTTCAAGCACACAAGAAAGCAGTGGTAGTGCAAACGGCGAAAAAACTGCAACTGGCGCTGGCTCTCTGGAGACTTCTTCAACCAATGTCCCTACAGTATTTGCTGGCGGTCCCAGAGATAGCCACAATTCAGTAGGCTCCATTGGTTTTCCAAACAGTATGAATATACAAGGCTCAAGAAGATCGACATCAGGATTTTCTCCACGCGTTAAGATGAAATCGAGCTTAAGCAAGGAAATAGATCCCAAAACTTTTTATGAAGAGTACGAACCAAAAGAGGGCAAAAGTTTTGATGATAACGATGATCAACAAACCAACATCGGAAGTTTTAACCTTCATTTGTTTGATATGAATTATGGTTCCATCAGCAGCAGTAGCACTAACAGCATTAGTAGCAGTGATttagaagagaaagaagaacaagagcAACTTCAAGATTTATTGGAAatagaaagagaagattCTGCTGAGATCTTAGACGCAAGAttcagaaacaaagaagatgataaagTGACGAAGGATATATCAAATGACAAGAAACGCAATTACTTACCgcatgaaaaaaataacttgAAAGCCAAGGAAGGTAAGGAAACTAGAGACGTAAGggaggaggaggaagaaTTCGATTTTGGTTTGGGAATGCTTTCGctcaataaaataaaaagagaagcCAAGCATGTCGATAAGGTGGACGATTCTGTAGACCCTTTATTTAAATCATCTGCTTTCCCTCAAAGTCCCATTCGAGCATACGGGTCTACCACAAGAACTAGTTCGGCTTCTGGAAAGCCATTCAGGGACAATCGTTCATTTAATGCATTTTCTGTTTTGACATTAGAAAATATGGCGTCTGCAAATGCCCTACCTCCCGTTGATTATGTCATAAAATCAATATACAGAACCACTGTGTTAGTGAACGATATCAGACTAATGGTTCGTTGCATGGATTGCATTGAATTATCTAAAAATTTACGAGCgctcaagaaaaaaactatgGAAGATATTTCGAAATTGAAAGGCATCTCTAAACCGTCACCATAG
- the DSD1 gene encoding D-serine ammonia-lyase DSD1 (D-serine dehydratase (aka D-serine ammonia-lyase); converts D-serine to pyruvate and ammonia by a reaction dependent on pyridoxal 5'-phosphate and zinc; may play a role in D-serine detoxification; L-serine is not a substrate), with protein sequence MSDVLSQYKGCSVRDLPTPNFVINEEKFDKNCTTMLNNVEKLSQECGVPIKFRAHVKTHKTAKGTLKQLGHGLPLAKRTTRAILVSTLKEAEELLNYQDRQCSDYIDDITYSLPCCVPEFIPLLSNLSRRVNNFQVFVDNIEHLENLKNFGRPASGKKWSVFIKVDMGTKRAGLAFDSPEFLSLLKKLTSSEIKEVIEPYGFYAHAGHSYSSTSINDTQNLLMEEVKAVNSAAKVLCSVDPQFDPSKLTLSVGATPTSNSLKLDNKSTLVKFITTQLVSTLEIHCGNYCMYDLQQVATGCVQDHELSGFVLGTVLSSYPSRGELLSNTGVMCLTREASSIKGFGICADLEHVLKSESFSREWYVARVSQEHGILRPIRNWNETTPLKLGSKIAVLPQHACITMGQFPYYFVVNSEGIVNDVWLPFQKW encoded by the coding sequence ATGAGCGATGTTCTATCTCAATATAAAGGGTGCTCAGTCAGAGATTTACCCACACCCAATTTCgttattaatgaagaaaaatttgataagAATTGTACGACAATGTTGAACAACGTTGAAAAGCTCAGCCAGGAATGTGGCGTACCAATCAAATTTCGTGCACACGTAAAAACGCATAAGACAGCAAAGGGAACTTTGAAACAATTGGGCCACGGACTTCCATTGGCTAAACGCACTACAAGAGCCATATTAGTATcaactttgaaagaagCAGAAGAACTTCTTAATTATCAAGATAGACAATGTTCGGATTATATTGACGATATAACATATAGTTTACCCTGTTGCGTTCCAGAGTTTATTCCTCTTTTGAGCAATTTGTCAAGAAGGGTGAATAATTTTCAGGTTTTTGTTGATAACATTGAACACTTGGAgaatttaaagaatttCGGTAGGCCTGCTTCCGGCAAGAAATGGTCGGTTTTTATCAAGGTTGATATGGGGACTAAGAGGGCAGGTCTTGCTTTCGACTCTCCAGAATTTTTGAgtcttttaaaaaaactgaCTTCCTCAGAAATTAAAGAAGTAATTGAGCCATATGGGTTTTATGCTCATGCCGGACACAGCTACTCTTCAACCTCGATCAACGACACTCAGAATCTtttgatggaagaagtGAAAGCAGTCAATTCTGCCGCTAAAGTTTTGTGCTCTGTGGATCCTCAGTTTGATCCTTCTAAATTAACACTTTCTGTGGGCGCTACTCCGACttccaattctttgaaaCTCGATAATAAAAGTACCCTTGTTAAATTCATTACTACTCAATTAGTTAGTACGCTTGAAATCCACTGCGGTAATTACTGCATGTATGACCTGCAACAGGTGGCAACAGGCTGTGTCCAAGATCACGAATTGTCTGGTTTTGTATTAGGAACAGTACTATCATCTTACCCTTCTAGAGGTGAATTGTTGAGTAATACAGGTGTAATGTGTCTAACGCGAGAAGCATCCTCAATAAAAGGGTTTGGAATATGTGCTGATTTGGAACATGTGTTAAAATCCGAGAGTTTCAGTAGGGAATGGTATGTAGCAAGGGTCTCTCAAGAACACGGGATACTGAGGCCAATAAGAAACTGGAACGAAACTACTCCATTAAAATTAGGCAGCAAAATTGCCGTCCTTCCTCAACACGCTTGTATCACAATGGGACAATTTCCATATTATTTCGTGGTAAACAGCGAAGGCATTGTCAACGATGTTTGGTTACCTTTTCAGAAATGGTAA
- the YIP4 gene encoding Yip4p (Protein that interacts with Rab GTPases; localized to late Golgi vesicles; computational analysis of large-scale protein-protein interaction data suggests a possible role in vesicle-mediated transport), whose protein sequence is MSYGREDTTIEPDFIEPDAPLAASGGVADNIGGTMQNSGSRGTLDETVLQTLKRDVVEINSRLKQVVYPHFPSFFSPSDDGIGAADNDISANCDLWAPLAFIILYSLFVSHARSLFSSLFVSSWFILLVMALHLRLTKPHQRVSLISYISISGYCLFPQVLNALVSQILLPLAYHIGKQNRWIVRVLSLVKLVVMALCLMWSVAAVSWVTKSKTIIEIYPLALCLFGMAWLSTIL, encoded by the coding sequence ATGTCATACGGAAGAGAAGACACTACGATTGAGCCCGACTTCATAGAACCAGATGCACCTTTGGCTGCTTCCGGGGGTGTTGCTGACAACATAGGCGGAACTATGCAGAATTCAGGCAGCAGAGGGACGCTCGACGAGACTGTGCTGCAAACACTAAAGCGAGATGTGGTGGAGATTAATTCCAGACTGAAACAAGTGGTATACCCGCATTTCCCCTCATTCTTTAGCCCCTCTGATGACGGGATAGGGGCGGCTGATAACGACATTTCAGCCAATTGCGACCTGTGGGCGCCCCTTGCGTTTATCATATTGTATTCTCTATTTGTATCGCATGCGCGGTCGCTGTTCTCGAGCCTATTTGTGTCTAGTTGGTTCATTTTGCTGGTGATGGCATTGCATCTGAGACTCACCAAGCCACACCAGAGGGTGTCGCTGATTTCGTACATCTCCATTTCCGGGTATTGCTTATTCCCACAAGTGCTGAATGCCTTAGTCTCGCAGATACTACTTCCATTGGCCTACCATATTGGAAAGCAAAATCGCTGGATTGTGAGGGTCCTGTCGCTCGTGAAACTGGTGGTCATGGCGCTGTGCCTGATGTGGTCTGTGGCCGCCGTTTCGTGGGTTACCAAGAGCAAGACCATTATCGAGATATACCCTCTGGCACTCTGTCTTTTTGGCATGGCCTGGTTGTCAACTATTTTATAA